From Thermoanaerobaculia bacterium:
GATGAACCAGCGCCCGGCCGGTCCTTCGAGCAGGAGGCGTTTCAGGCCTCCCGGGAGGCGCCGGCGAGGGCGCCGGCGGCCGACTTTGGACCTTGCGAAGTCGCGCACATGGTGGAGGAACCCGGCTTCGGGGAAGAGAGCATCGGCGAGGCCCATCCGCAGCGCCTGCTTCCCGGAGACTGCTTTCCCGGCCAGGATGATGTCGAGTGCCGCGACCAGGCCGACCCGGCGCGGCAGGCGAACGCAGCCGCCCCAGCCGGGGACGATGCCGAGCTTGACCTCGGGGAGGCCGATCCGCAGGTCCGCTCGGTCGGAGACGATGATGAAGGACGAGGCCAGGGAGAGCTCCGTCCCGCCCCCCAGGCAGGTCCCGGAGACCGCCGAAACCGTGGGGAAGGGGAGTTGCTCCCATGCCGAGAAGAGCCGGTGGCCGTACCGCGACCCGGATTCGGCATGATCCGGGTCGGCGACCCCGGCGATCTCCGCGACATCGGCTCCGGCGATGAACATCCCCGGTTTCGCCGAAAGCAGGACGAGGCACCCGATGTCATCCCGGCCGGAGAGCTCGACCAGCAAGGTATCGAACTCCGCCAGGGCCTCGCGGGTGAAGATGTTGGCCTTCCTGTCCGGCAGGTCGAAGGTCAGCGTGGCGAGGTGGTCCTCGCCGACCTCGAGGTGGAAGGCCTGCGACACTTAGTTGCCACCCCCGGCGTCACCGGCGGCATAGAGGCGGTCGAGGATCGCTTTGTACTTGATGTTGATCACCCGCCGCTTGACCTTCAGTGTGGGAGTGAGCTCGCCGCCTTCGAGGGTGAACTCGGCCGGCACCAGTTCCCAGACCCGGATCTGCTCGTAGCGCGCGAGGTGCTCGTTCACCGCATCGACTTCGCGCTGGAAAAGGGCGCGCAGCCGCGGGTCCTGGAGCTGCTTTTCGACCGTGCCGCCGACCTTCTCGGAGGCACTCCAGGCCTTGAGGACGTCGAAGTCGGGCACGACCAGCGCCGCGAGATACTGCCGGCGGTCGCCGATCACCACGGCCTGAGAGATCCACCGGCTCGCCTTGAGGGCGTTCTCGATCGGCGCCGGCGCGATGTTCTTGCCGTAAGCGTTGACGATGAGCTCTTTCTTGCGGTCGGTGATGACGAGGAAGCCGCCGTCGTCGACATGCCCGATGTCGCCGGTGTGGAACCAGCCGTCGTCGTCGATCACTTCGGCAGTCGCCTGCGGCTTGCCGTAGTAGCCCCGCATGGTGTTCGGGCCCCGGGAGAGGATCTCGCCGTCCTCGGCGATCTTCACTTCGATGCGCGGCATCGGCCGGCCGACCGTTCCGAGGCGGGTGGCGCGGCGGGTATTCACCGAAATGACCGGCGAGGTCTCGGTCAGGCCGTAGCCTTCGTAGATCGGGATACCGGCGCCCCAGAAGAACTCGGCGACGTCCCGGCCGAGCGGGGCGCCGCCGGACATCGCGAAGGCGAACCGGCCGCCCAGACGCTCGCGGATCTTCGAAAAGACGAGCTTGTCGGCGATCCGGACCTTGAGGCCCACGGGCTCGAAAGCCAGGCGCTTCGGCAGCGCCTCGCGCCCGACGCCGATCGCCCAGCGGAAGATCTTTGCCTTGAGACCGCCGGCGGCGGTGGCGTTCTCGAGAACGCGTGCCATGACCTTCTCGTAGACCCGCGGCACGGCGACGAAGACGTGTGGACGCACCTCGACGAGGTTCGCCGCCACGGTCTGCACCGACTCGGCGTAGGCGATGGTGATGCCCTTGAGGAAGTAGCAATAGTCCACCAGGCGCTCGAAGGAGTGCGAGAGCGGCAGGAAGGAGAGGGCAGTGAAGCTCCCCTCGAGGCCGAGAACTTCGCAGCCGGTGAGCGCGTTCGAGACCAGGTTGTCGTGCGTCAGCATGACCCCTTTCGGGTCGCCGGTCGTGCCGCTGGTGTAGATGAGCGTCGCCAAATCCTCTGGCTTGGCGTGCGCGGCCATCTCCTGGAGCCAGGCCATGTCGGCTCCAGCGCCGCGCGCCATGAATTCTTCGAGGGACTCGACTCCGCCGGCGTCGCCCGCAGCCGCATCGCCGCTCGCTCCACTGGCTCCAATGGCCACGATGCGCTCGACCGTCGGCATCTCGCCGCGCACGGCGAGGAGGCCCTCCAGGCGCTCCTGCCCCTGCACGAAGAGGATCCGGGAGCCGCTGTCGCGCGCGACATAGGCAGCCCCCTCGGGGAGCAGAGTGGGGTAGATCGGCACCAGCGCCGCGCCGATGCACAGCGTCGCGAAGTCGACCGCCGGCCAGTGAGGTCCGTTTTCGGCCATGAGCGCGACCCGGTCGCCGGGGCGGACGCCGCACTCGACCAGCGCCCGGGCGATCTGCCGTACCTGTCGTGTGAGCTCGGCGGTCGAAACGGCGACGTAGCTCCCGCCCACCTTGTGCATCAGGCAAGCTTCCTTCTCGTAGCCCGCGGCGACGAGAAAGAGCTCGGATAGCGTCCGGATGGCCATGAATTCGACTCCTTCGAGAGGCATCCGGAATTGTATCGGAGGATGCGCTTGACCGTTCAGGCATCGCGAAGGTATTCTCCCGATCCTTCGCGGAGTCATTCCGCAATCCGTCGCGATCCCGAGGCGACGACAGCCGCAGCGCCACAAAACGGGGCGTAGCTCAGCTTGGTAGAGCGCACGGTTCGGGACCGTGAGGCCGGAGGTTCAAATCCTCTCGCCCCGACCATTTTTTCCCTTCCAGCGCGCTTTTCGCGCAATCGCCCCCCATTTCAGCAGGTTTCGAGCCGGGGTCTCCCTGGCGCCTTTCCGCTCGCGCCGCGTCTCGGCTGGTAGGATCCGGCCGAATCCCGGGAACCGGAGAGTCGACATGAGTGGAATTGGGGCCTTTTTCGAGCTGGCGAGGACCGGTTTCTCGCGCACCTTCTGGATCGCCAACATCATCGAGCTGTTCGAGCGCTTCGCGTACTACGGCTCGAAGGCGATCCTGGCGGTCTATATCGCCGAGCAGGTCGGCCTGGGACCGGGAAAGGCAGGATTCCTGGTCGGCAGCCTCTTCAACACGCTGCTGTATTTCCTGCCGCCGCTCGCCGGAACGATCGTCGACCGCTACGGTTTCAAGAAGAGCCTCCTCGCCTGCTTCTCGATCTTCAGCGTCGGCTACTTCCTGATCGGCCTGGGCGGCCTGCCGCAGGGCAAGCCCCTGGTCGACGCGCTCGGCGGGGCCACCTACATGATCGTGGCGCTCGTCATCACCGCGATCGGCGGCTCGCTCATCAAGCCCTCGATCGTCGGCACCGTGGCGCGCACGACGACGCCGGAGACCAAGTCGCTCGGCTACTCGATCTACTACACCCTGGTGAATCTCGGCGGCGCGATCGGTCCGCTGCTCGCCATGCAGGTGCGGGAGAATCTCGGCATCGCCTATGTCCTGGTGATGTCGTCGATCGTCAGCCTCTGCCTCATCGCCGGCACGTTCTTCTTTTTCCGCGAACCGCCGCGGCCCGCGGACGCCCCGCCGGCGAAGTCGATGGCCGGCGTCCTGGCCGACATGTTCATGGTCTTCAAGGACCTGAAGTTCATGAGCTTCCTGGTGATCTTCTCCGGGTTCTGGATCATGTTCTGGCAGATCTTCTACGCCCTGCCGTTCTATGTGCGCGACGTCCTGCATTTCGAGAAGTTCGAGATCATCGAAACCGTCGACGCCTGGACGATCATCCTGATCACCATTCCGATCACGGCGCTCGCCAAGCGGGTGAAGCCGCTGGCGGCGATGACCCTGGGCTTCGCCATCGCCTCGGCCTCCTGGTTCCTGATGGGGGCGATTCCGACCCTCACCGCGACGATCGTGGCGATCGCCATCTATGCGATCGGAGAAGGGCTGCAGGCGCCGCGCTACTACGAGTACGTCGCCGACCTCGCGCCCAAGGAGCAGGTGGGCACCTACATGGGCTTCGCTTTCCTGCCGGTGGCGATCGGCACCTTCGTCGCCGGAGCGATTGCCGGTCCGTTGGTCGAGCGCTACGTCGGCGTGCGGCAGGACGGCATCTTCACACCCGGCCCGGAGTTCGCGCATGCCGGCCGGATGTGGTTCTGGGTCGGCGGGATCGGCATCGTTTCGACTCTCGCCATGCTCGCCTATGACCGCCTCGTCGTGAAGCGGCCTTGAGGCGGGACGGACGCCGGCGGTGACCCAGATAGCTGCGATTCGGGGATGACGACGATGAAGAACACGAAGATTTCCATCCTCGGCCTGGGCATGATGGGCCAGGCGATCGCCAGCGGACTGATCCAGGGGCATCACGCCAAGCGCCTTCTCTCCGGGACGACGCGCACCCGGGCTGGCGCGACGCGGCTCAGGGCGCAGCTCGGCATCGCAGTCGGCGCCGACAACGTCGGGGCGGTGGCCGGGGCAGACGTCATCGTGTTCGCGCTCAAGCCGATGCAGGTGCTCGAGGTCGCCCGCGAGCTCGCCGCCGCCGGTGCCGTGGCGCCGCGGAC
This genomic window contains:
- a CDS encoding MFS transporter; translation: MSGIGAFFELARTGFSRTFWIANIIELFERFAYYGSKAILAVYIAEQVGLGPGKAGFLVGSLFNTLLYFLPPLAGTIVDRYGFKKSLLACFSIFSVGYFLIGLGGLPQGKPLVDALGGATYMIVALVITAIGGSLIKPSIVGTVARTTTPETKSLGYSIYYTLVNLGGAIGPLLAMQVRENLGIAYVLVMSSIVSLCLIAGTFFFFREPPRPADAPPAKSMAGVLADMFMVFKDLKFMSFLVIFSGFWIMFWQIFYALPFYVRDVLHFEKFEIIETVDAWTIILITIPITALAKRVKPLAAMTLGFAIASASWFLMGAIPTLTATIVAIAIYAIGEGLQAPRYYEYVADLAPKEQVGTYMGFAFLPVAIGTFVAGAIAGPLVERYVGVRQDGIFTPGPEFAHAGRMWFWVGGIGIVSTLAMLAYDRLVVKRP
- a CDS encoding long-chain fatty acid--CoA ligase, giving the protein MAIRTLSELFLVAAGYEKEACLMHKVGGSYVAVSTAELTRQVRQIARALVECGVRPGDRVALMAENGPHWPAVDFATLCIGAALVPIYPTLLPEGAAYVARDSGSRILFVQGQERLEGLLAVRGEMPTVERIVAIGASGASGDAAAGDAGGVESLEEFMARGAGADMAWLQEMAAHAKPEDLATLIYTSGTTGDPKGVMLTHDNLVSNALTGCEVLGLEGSFTALSFLPLSHSFERLVDYCYFLKGITIAYAESVQTVAANLVEVRPHVFVAVPRVYEKVMARVLENATAAGGLKAKIFRWAIGVGREALPKRLAFEPVGLKVRIADKLVFSKIRERLGGRFAFAMSGGAPLGRDVAEFFWGAGIPIYEGYGLTETSPVISVNTRRATRLGTVGRPMPRIEVKIAEDGEILSRGPNTMRGYYGKPQATAEVIDDDGWFHTGDIGHVDDGGFLVITDRKKELIVNAYGKNIAPAPIENALKASRWISQAVVIGDRRQYLAALVVPDFDVLKAWSASEKVGGTVEKQLQDPRLRALFQREVDAVNEHLARYEQIRVWELVPAEFTLEGGELTPTLKVKRRVINIKYKAILDRLYAAGDAGGGN